A window of the Brassica napus cultivar Da-Ae chromosome C5, Da-Ae, whole genome shotgun sequence genome harbors these coding sequences:
- the LOC106425160 gene encoding U1 small nuclear ribonucleoprotein 70 kDa gives MSSRRESRDSDSKRDRSRFDRESSPKRSRRDGKPEEEGVRSKKGLDVSTETDKKPRQSLRDAAPLEPDAQGLRKDFEKKHSETTKQAPHLSEELRSRPYHQHDDRRTNGRDDRRQTSERGSWRGSRDQSNRRAGDDRRDQDKSTWRHDRFHESDDTKGGALSRKRPAFREKKIPEESRIDSGRTRTEEANLNSRRQNERNWRSNNERPATGRDRVWNRDDGSRQSYRTDRDGFNRNGRTGLNGSWTRAEKKWDHDLYEEANKSPARANEEEQIAKVEALLSSS, from the exons ATGTCATCAAGGCGAGAGAGCAGAGATTCAGACTCCAAACGAGATCGTTCTAGATTCGATCGCGAATCCAG CCCTAAGAGATCCAGGAGAGATGGGAaacctgaagaagaaggagtTCGGAGTAAGAAGGGTCTGGATGTTAGTACCGAGACAGATAAGAAACCACGCCAGTCCCTGAGAGATGCTGCGCCACTGGAACCTGATGCTCAGGGTTTGAGAAAAGACTTTGAAAAGAAGCACTCTGAGACGACCAAACAAGCTCCCCATCTGTCTGAAGAGCTTCGTTCTAGACCATACCATCAG CATGATGATCGTCGTACTAATGGGAGAGATGACAGAAGACAAACTTCTG AGAGAGGATCATGGagaggttcaagagatcagaGCAATCGAAGAGCTGGAGATGATCGTAGAGACCAAGACAAAAGCACCTGGCGACACGACAGGTTCCATGAGAGTGACGACACCAAAGGAGGAGCACTCTCCAGGAAACGCCCTGCCTTCAGGGAGAAGAAGATTCCAGAGGAGTCTCGGATCGACTCAGGCAGAACAAGAACTGAGGAGGCAAACCTAAACAGTCGCAGACAGAACGAGAGAAACTGGAGGAGCAACAATGAGAGACCAGCAACGGGAAGAGACAGGGTGTGGAACAGAGATGATGGAAGCAGACAGAGTTACCGAACTGATAGAGATGGATTCAACAGAAATGGACGAACTGGGTTAAATGGAAGCTGGACAAGGGCTGAGAAGAAATGGGACCATGACTTGTACGAGGAGGCGAACAAGAGTCCTGCTAGAGCCAACGAGGAAGAACAGATTGCAAAGGTCGAAGCTTTGTTGTCTTCTTCTTAA
- the LOC106411204 gene encoding pre-mRNA-processing protein 40B-like: MANNPHYPGIQPFQHPNASSINLPRGFAPSMNFQHRPPIQAPQSEQVAHLASQNFQYVGRGGTMMNNGFPPQSYAPQLLQSMHNSLERPSQSNQVQHVPLGHPSLISQPNVSVASGTFLPEPYVQTSVVNMNGGPRALFSHQSATSFGHLRAPTQVTGPSSHSQAQQSAPISQDNAPSSITNPTFVHPKVASSQPIPFKEAATDWVEHTSADGRRYFFNKKTKQSTWEKPVELMTLFERADAKTDWKEHSSPDGRKYYYNKVTKQSTWTMPEEMKIAREQAENASVQGLHAEGVVDASKVLSLSDTASTAAPAGLPSQTSSTFPTSDTSEKLALTSDWEQAASVPGSSSPVENVDQVQAIADKTSELCDTAKTDNPSATVMITSAATLVDKETVSTDNNGNADDVSAKNTNQGSGTGPEESQKHVVENERVDSQSEGKQIHQENFSYTNKSEAVDVFKSLLKSVNVGSDWTWEQAMREIINDRRYGVLRTLGERKQAFNEFLAQMRKAAEEEKIARQLKRYEDFRRMLEECVELTPSTRWSKAVTMLEDDERFKVVEREKDRRNIFEDHISDLKEKERVKAFEDRKRNIVEYRRFLESCNFIKPNSQWRKVQDRLEVDERCSRLEKIDQLEIFQEYLRDLEREEEERKKIQKEELKKAERKHRDEFRGLIDEHIATGELTAKTSWRDYLVKVKDLPVYLAIASNSSGATPKELFEDAVEDLKRKYHELKSQIKDVLKLRKVTLSTGSTFDEFRVSVSEGIGSPSIPDFKLKLVFDDLLERAKEKEEKEARKQTRNTEKLVDMLRSFKYITASSSWEDSKHLVEGTEKFRTIGDESFRKKTFEDYISHLKEQAKRIKQNKKEHVREEHDREKDKYGREKERVRERDNRDHRKQGSADNYNHDVDELYGKERRRSGRDSHSRHRERHTSVKENEADHYKESLKAGRGHKESRQQRGLVREAEDEGREKRRRKGGESEQTKRAEKEEELEDGECGRY; the protein is encoded by the exons ATGGCTAATAACCCCCACTATCCTGGCATTCAG ccATTCCAGCATCCGAATGCCAGTTCCATAAATTTACCCCGAGGCTTTGCTCCATCCATGAATTTTCAG CATCGTCCTCCCATTCAAGCTCCGCAGTCCGAGCAAGTTGCTCATTTGGCTTCTCAAAACTTTCAGTATGTTGGGCGAGGTGGCACAATGATGAACAACGGATTTCCACCTCAATCTTATGCGCCTCAGTTACTACAATCAATGCACAATTCGCTTGAAAGACCTAGCCAATCAAATCAGGTGCAACATGTGCCACTAGGACATCCGTCTCTAATTTCACAGCCAAATGTGTCAGTTGCCTCTGGTACCTTCTTGCCGGAGCCTTACGTACAAACTTCAGTTGTTAATATGAATGGTGGCCCTAGGGCACTCTTTTCTCATCAG AGTGCCACATCTTTCGGACATCTGAGGGCACCAACTCAAGTCACTGGACCAAGCAGTCATAGTCAGGCACAACAAAGTGCACCTATCAGCCAGGATAATGCACCATCTTCTATAACGAATCCAACATTTGTACATCCAAAG GTAGCTTCTTCTCAACCTATACCTTTTAAAGAGGCTGCAACAGATTGGGTTGAGCATACCTCGGCGGATGGACGGAG atattttttcaACAAGAAGACGAAGCAGTCCACTTGGGAGAAGCCTGTTGAGTTGATGACTCTATTTGAG AGAGCAGATGCAAAAACTGACTGGAAAGAACATTCAAGTCCTGATGGAAGAAA GTATTATTATAATAAGGTTACCAAGCAATCAACATGGACAATGCCTGAGGAGATGAAG ATTGCTCGTGAACAAGCAGAAAATGCATCTGTTCAAGGGCTGCATGCAGAAGGCGTTGTTGATGCTTCTAAGGTGCTGTCTCTTTCTGATACAGCATCGACTGCAGCTCCGGCTGGTTTACCAAGCCAAACATCATCTACATTTCCAACATCTGATACCAGTGAGAAACTAGCTCTTACTTCTGATTGGGAGCAGGCAGCGTCAGTTCCTGGAAGCTCTTCCCCGGTCGAAAATGTTGATCAAGTTCAGGCAATTGCAGATAAAACATCAGAACTGTGTGATACTGCAAAAACTGATAATCCTTCTGCCACTGTGATGATAACTTCTGCTGCTACATT GGTTGACAAGGAAACAGTATCAACCGATAACAATGGAAATGCAGATGACGTGTCAGCTAAAAACACAAAT CAAGGTAGTGGGACTGGACCAGAAGAAAGCCAAAAACATGTGGTGGAAAATGAAAGAGTTGACAGTCAGTCGGAAGGAAAACAGATTCATCAAGAGAATTTTTCTTATACCAACAAATCG GAAGCTGTGGATGTCTTCAAATCACTTTTGAAATCTGTCAATGTTGGATCTGACTGGACATGGGAGCAG GCGATGAGAGAAATAATTAATGATAGAAGATACGGGGTTTTGAGGACTCTTGGAGAGCGGAAGCAAGCCTTCAATGAG TTTCTAGCTCAAATGAGAAAAGCAGCAGAGGAGGAAAAGATAGCCAGACAGCTAAAACGATATGAAGATTTTAGAAGGATGTTAGAG GAATGCGTGGAGCTTACTCCTTCTACTCGGTGGAG CAAGGCTGTGACTATGTTGGAAGACGATGAGCGTTTCAAAGTTGTTGAACGAGAAAAAGACCGTcgtaatatttttgaagatcATATCAGTGACTTAAAGGAGAAG GAGCGGGTGAAAGCTTTTGAGGATCGCAAGCGGAACATTGTTGAATACAGGAGATTTTTGGAATCTTGCAATTTCATTAAG cctaataGCCAATGGCGCAAAGTTCAGGACCGTTTAGAAGTGGATGAAAGATGTTCACGTCTTGAGAAAATTGATCAGCTAGAAATATTTCAG GAGTATCTGCGCGATctggagagagaagaagaggagagaaagaagataCAGAAG GAAGAACTAAAAAAAGCAGAGCGAAAGCATCGTGATGAGTTCCGTGGTCTGATAGATGAACATATTGCTACAGGAGAGCTTACTGCCAAAACTAGTTGGCGTGATTATTTAGTGAAG GTCAAAGATTTACCAGTATATTTAGCAATTGCATCGAACTCCTCTGGCGCTACACCAAAAGAGTTATTTGAAGATGCTGTTGAGGATTTGAAAAGAAAG TACCACGAGCTCAAATCTCAGATAAAGGACGTATTGAAGCTGAGAAAG GTAACGTTATCCACTGGATCAACGTTTGATGAGTTCAGAGTCTCAGTTTCTGAGGGTATCGGTTCCCCATCTATTCCTGACTTTAAACTGAAG TTAGTGTTTGATGATTTGCTGGAAAGAGCaaaggagaaggaagagaagGAAGCCAGAAAACAGACTCGGAATACTGAAAAATTGGTGGATATGCTTCGCTCCTTCAAG TATATAACTGCCTCTTCATCCTGGGAGGATTCTAAGCATCTTGTTGAAGGTACTGAAAAATTCCG TACCATAGGGGACGAGAGCTTCCGGAAGAAGACGTTCGAGGATTACATATCGCACCTGAAAGAACAGGCAAAAAGGATCAAACAGAACAAGAAG GAACATGTTAGAGAGGAACATGACAGGGAGAAGGATAAATACggaagagagaaggagagagtgaGAGAAAGAGACAATAGAGATCATCGTAAGCAAGGTTCAGCTGATAATTACAACCATGACGTGGACGAACTCTATGGAAAAGAACGTAGAAGATCGGGAAGAGATAGCCATAGTAGACATCGAGAAAGACATACTAGTGTGAAGGAAAATGAGGCAGATCATTACAAAGAATCTCTTAAAGCTGGTCGTGGCCATAAGGAATCAAGACAACAG CGAGGTTTGGTGCGGGAAGCCGAGGATGAAGGCAGGGAAAAGCGGCGTAGAAAAGGAGGAGAGAGTGAGCAAACAAAGCGTGCGGAAAAGGAAGAGGAGCTTGAAGATGGAGAATGTGGTAGGTACTAA
- the BNAC05G33120D gene encoding uncharacterized protein BNAC05G33120D, whose product MAEEQLYQQMYQLGDVLNEATDSLIFQGLIHEGHVQLLHAAGISSFTLLITHMRENDGVDGLASATLNIIVEEVYRIRDLRTAEKNLQTTASNIGKKDQMHSLNKNKKRIQELITALALRPKTDANAGQRAHCRTREKEACEKRVANMEQNN is encoded by the exons ATGGCGGAAGAACAACTTTACCAGCAGATGTACCAGCTAGGAGATGTGCTCAACGAAGCCACTGATAGCT TGATTTTTCAGGGTCTCATCCATGAAGGACATGTTCAACTCCTACATGCTGCTGGAATATCTAGCTTCACTTTGCTCATAACCCATATGAGGGAGAATGATGGAGTGGATGGCTTAGCTTCAGCCACACTGAACATCATAGTTGAAGAAGTATACCGCATTAGG GATTTGAGAACCGCTGAAAAGAACCTCCAGACTACTGCCTCCAACATTGGGAAAAAGGATCAAATGCACAGtttgaacaaaaacaagaag AGAATTCAGGAGCTGATTACCGCTCTCGCCTTGCGTCCAAAAACTGATGCCAACGCTGGTCAGAGAGCGCACTGCAGGACGAGGGAGAAAGAGGCTTGTGAAAAACGTGTAGCTAACATGGAGCAGAACAACTGA
- the LOC106410778 gene encoding putative F-box protein At3g23260 — MEWRNLPTDLVENILSRIPAMTLARFRSTSKQWSAILKSTSFAKMHTAKAPKREDESLNIMLIDSNVFQVRISLGAPYVKVADNPFYLKDPLCNSPQVGVLNVFHCNGLLLCTTKDKRLVVWNPCSGETTWIKPRDIYRESDYYALGYTYDSKSCSKQYKILRVDRHKDVPPNNEYEIYDFTSNTWRILGVATDWFLALYRRGISVKGNTFWIATQAWSPHNNFLLSFDFSAEMFQSLSLPRPFPYSILALSVVREEQLCLLSLTNKELQVCVTTSTGSWSQLLVLDLTFQYEISSSQFSKGMSFLADKQSKVVRCLNSDNVLSTVQENKDIQVNRLGRGKRESITHDNFESSSVLLNYAPSLTQTQQDYTRKRKSPST, encoded by the coding sequence atggagtggagaaaccTTCCAACGGATTTGGTAGAGAATATACTCTCTAGGATTCCAGCTATGACTCTGGCAAGATTTCGATCAACATCAAAACAATGGAGCGCTATATTGAAATCCACTAGCTTTGCTAAGATGCACACTGCCAAAGCACCAAAGAGGGAGGATGAGTCTCTGAACATCATGTTGATTGATTCTAATGTTTTCCAAGTAAGGATCAGTCTCGGTGCTCCATATGTTAAGGTTGCAGATAATCCATTCTACCTTAAAGACCCCCTTTGTAATTCTCCACAAGTTGGTGTACTTAATGTCTTTCACTGCAACGGCTTGTTGCTATGCACCACAAAGGACAAGAGACTCGTGGTTTGGAATCCATGTTCAGGGGAAACCACGTGGATTAAACCTAGAGACATCTACAGAGAATCAGACTACTATGCTCTCGGTTACACTTACGACAGCAAATCATGCAGCAAGCAATATAAAATCTTGAGGGTGGATCGTCATAAAGATGTACCACCTAATAATGAGTACGAGATTTACGACTTCACCTCTAACACTTGGAGAATTCTTGGGGTTGCTACTGATTGGTTTTTAGCACTATATCGTCGTGGCATATCAGTGAAGGGAAATACTTTTTGGATTGCTACTCAAGCATGGAGTCCACATAACAATTTCTTacttagttttgatttttcagCAGAGATGTTTCAAAGTCTATCTCTTCCTCGTCCGTTTCCGTATAGTATATTGGCTTTATCTGTGGTTAGAGAAGAGCAACTTTGTCTCTTATCTTTAACGAATAAGGAGTTACAAGTGTGTGTGACAACTAGTACCGGATCATGGAGTCAGCTCCTAGTCCTAGATTTGACCTTTCAATATGAGATAAGTAGTAGTCAGTTTTCTAAAGGGATGAGTTTCCTGGCAGACAAGCAGAGCAAGGTTGTAAGGTGTTTGAACTCCGACAACGTCTTATCCACTGTGCAAGAAAATAAAGACATACAAGTGAATCGGCTTGGAAGAGGCAAAAGGGAAAGCATCACGCATGATAACTTTGAGTCTAGCTCAGTTCTTCTGAATTATGCTCCAAGTTTAACTCAAACCCAACAAGATTATACACGCAAAAGGAAATCACCAAGTACGTGA
- the BNACNNG33880D gene encoding uncharacterized protein BNACNNG33880D, with product MMGLHLESLVETIKSKVSLLKKKKKKSYIKMDKSSSVRVEIRRKKTRDLINKTLKVADRPGQRAL from the coding sequence ATGATGGGATTACACTTGGAGAGCTTGGTGGAGACGATAAAGTCAAAGGTGAGCttgctaaagaagaagaaaaagaaatcataCATAAAAATGGATAAAAGCAGCAGCGTCAGGGTTGAGATCCGTCGTAAGAAGACCAGAGATCTCATCAATAAGACTTTGAAGGTTGCTGATCGTCCTGGCCAACGAGCTCTTTGa
- the LOC106425148 gene encoding magnesium transporter MRS2-3 isoform X1: protein MRGPRPEDFETNPSTPITGQPTPTYPAGARKKGVGVRTWLVLCARGQAQTTEVGKHAIMRRTGLPARDLRILDPLLSYPSTVLGRERAIVINLEHIKAIITAQEVLLLNSKDPSVAPFIDELQRRILCHYRATKPKEEENYEGETRMSMDQPQGGGDGTPLLFGEQGDEAKKDAKQSLENQDGSKVLPFEFVALEACLEAASSSLESEAVRLELEAHPALDKLTSKISTLNLERVRQIKSRLVAITGRVQKVRDELEHLLDDDEDMAEMYLTEKLAQKLENSSASSMNESDTVEVDLPEGDEDDRLPAESASESNRDESYLRANDDAHDLLMSTHSALSRNSRGTHTSSTRSAMTNKFDVEELEMLLEAYFVQIDGDNCAVVLFEWGKKKLREYVDDTEDYINIMLDDKQNHLLQMGVMLTTATLVMSAFIAVAGVFGMNITIELFKDEKAGPTRFAWTVIGGFIGSIFLYVGAIGWWKQKRLLE, encoded by the exons ATGAGAGGCCCTAGGCCGGAAGATTTCGAGACGAATCCATCCACGCCGATCACCGGCCAACCGACGCCGACGTACCCGGCCGGCGCCCGGAAGAAAGGCGTGGGCGTGAGGACATGGCTGGTGCTCTGCGCGAGAGGCCAGGCGCAGACGACGGAAGTCGGAAAACACGCCATCATGCGGCGAACGGGGCTACCGGCGCGAGATCTTCGGATCCTCGATCCGCTCCTGTCGTATCCGTCGACTGTGCTGGGTAGAGAGAGAGCGATTGTGATCAATCTGGAGCATATCAAGGCGATCATCACGGCTCAGGAGGTTTTGCTGCTTAATTCGAAGGATCCTTCTGTGGCGCCGTTTATCGATGAGTTGCAGAGGAGGATTCTCTGTCACTATCGCGCTACTAAGCCTAAG GAGGAAGAGAACTATGAGGGAGAGACTCGTATGAGTATGGATCAACCGCAAGGAGGAGGAGATGGGACGCCATTATTATTTGGGGAACAAGGGGATGAAGCCAAGAAGGATGCGAAGCAAAGCCTTGAGAATCAAGATGGATCCAAGGTTCTTCCTTTTGAGTTTGTTGCTCTTGAAGCTTGTCTTGAAGCTGCATCCAGCAGTTTGGAAAGTGAG GCCGTAAGATTGGAGTTAGAGGCTCATCCAGCCTTGGATAAGCTTACTTCGAAGATCAGTACCCTCAACTTGGAGCGGGTTCGACAGATTAAGAGCAGGCTTGTTGCAATAACTGGACGTGTTCAGAAG GTTAGGGACGAGCTAGAACATCTGCTAGACGACGATGAAGATATGGCTGAGATGTATCTTACAGAGAAGTTAGCTCAGAAACTTGAGAATTCGTCAGCTTCCTCTATGAATGAGAGTGATACTGTCGAGGTTGATCTTCCTGAGGGAGACGAGGATGACAG GCTTCCCGCGGAATCTGCTTCGGAATCTAACAGAGATGAAAGCTACCTTCGAGCAAATGATGACGCCCACGATCTTCTTATGAGTACTCATAGCGCACTTAGCAGAAACAGCCGTGGGACTCATACTAGCTCAACCAGGAGTGCCATGACCAACAAGTTCGACGTGGAAGAACTTGAAATGCTTCTGGAAGCATATTTCGTGCAGATCGATG GTGATAATTGTGCGGTTGTGTTGTTTGAATGGGGGAAAAAAAAGCTAAGGGAGTACGTGGATGACACAGAGGACTACATCAACATAATGCTAGATGACAAACAGAATCATCTGCTGCAAATGGGTGTGATGCTAACGACAGCAACTCTGGTGATGAGTGCATTTATCGCTGTAGCTGGAGTGTTCGGGATGAACATTACCATAGAGCTGTTCAAGGATGAGAAAGCTGGTCCGACGAGATTTGCGTGGACTGTGATTGGAGGTTTTATCGGGAGTATATTCCTCTATGTTGGTGCCATCGGGTGGTGGAAGCAGAAACGCTTGCTTGAATGA
- the LOC106425148 gene encoding magnesium transporter MRS2-3 isoform X2 — MRGPRPEDFETNPSTPITGQPTPTYPAGARKKGVGVRTWLVLCARGQAQTTEVGKHAIMRRTGLPARDLRILDPLLSYPSTVLGRERAIVINLEHIKAIITAQEVLLLNSKDPSVAPFIDELQRRILCHYRATKPKEEENYEGETRMSMDQPQGGGDGTPLLFGEQGDEAKKDAKQSLENQDGSKVLPFEFVALEACLEAASSSLESEAVRLELEAHPALDKLTSKISTLNLERVRQIKSRLVAITGRVQKVRDELEHLLDDDEDMAEMYLTEKLAQKLENSSASSMNESDTVEVDLPEGDEDDRLPAESASESNRDESYLRANDDAHDLLMSTHSALSRNSRGTHTSSTRSAMTNKFDVEELEMLLEAYFVQIDGTLNKLSTLREYVDDTEDYINIMLDDKQNHLLQMGVMLTTATLVMSAFIAVAGVFGMNITIELFKDEKAGPTRFAWTVIGGFIGSIFLYVGAIGWWKQKRLLE, encoded by the exons ATGAGAGGCCCTAGGCCGGAAGATTTCGAGACGAATCCATCCACGCCGATCACCGGCCAACCGACGCCGACGTACCCGGCCGGCGCCCGGAAGAAAGGCGTGGGCGTGAGGACATGGCTGGTGCTCTGCGCGAGAGGCCAGGCGCAGACGACGGAAGTCGGAAAACACGCCATCATGCGGCGAACGGGGCTACCGGCGCGAGATCTTCGGATCCTCGATCCGCTCCTGTCGTATCCGTCGACTGTGCTGGGTAGAGAGAGAGCGATTGTGATCAATCTGGAGCATATCAAGGCGATCATCACGGCTCAGGAGGTTTTGCTGCTTAATTCGAAGGATCCTTCTGTGGCGCCGTTTATCGATGAGTTGCAGAGGAGGATTCTCTGTCACTATCGCGCTACTAAGCCTAAG GAGGAAGAGAACTATGAGGGAGAGACTCGTATGAGTATGGATCAACCGCAAGGAGGAGGAGATGGGACGCCATTATTATTTGGGGAACAAGGGGATGAAGCCAAGAAGGATGCGAAGCAAAGCCTTGAGAATCAAGATGGATCCAAGGTTCTTCCTTTTGAGTTTGTTGCTCTTGAAGCTTGTCTTGAAGCTGCATCCAGCAGTTTGGAAAGTGAG GCCGTAAGATTGGAGTTAGAGGCTCATCCAGCCTTGGATAAGCTTACTTCGAAGATCAGTACCCTCAACTTGGAGCGGGTTCGACAGATTAAGAGCAGGCTTGTTGCAATAACTGGACGTGTTCAGAAG GTTAGGGACGAGCTAGAACATCTGCTAGACGACGATGAAGATATGGCTGAGATGTATCTTACAGAGAAGTTAGCTCAGAAACTTGAGAATTCGTCAGCTTCCTCTATGAATGAGAGTGATACTGTCGAGGTTGATCTTCCTGAGGGAGACGAGGATGACAG GCTTCCCGCGGAATCTGCTTCGGAATCTAACAGAGATGAAAGCTACCTTCGAGCAAATGATGACGCCCACGATCTTCTTATGAGTACTCATAGCGCACTTAGCAGAAACAGCCGTGGGACTCATACTAGCTCAACCAGGAGTGCCATGACCAACAAGTTCGACGTGGAAGAACTTGAAATGCTTCTGGAAGCATATTTCGTGCAGATCGATGGTACACTGAACAAACTATCAACA CTAAGGGAGTACGTGGATGACACAGAGGACTACATCAACATAATGCTAGATGACAAACAGAATCATCTGCTGCAAATGGGTGTGATGCTAACGACAGCAACTCTGGTGATGAGTGCATTTATCGCTGTAGCTGGAGTGTTCGGGATGAACATTACCATAGAGCTGTTCAAGGATGAGAAAGCTGGTCCGACGAGATTTGCGTGGACTGTGATTGGAGGTTTTATCGGGAGTATATTCCTCTATGTTGGTGCCATCGGGTGGTGGAAGCAGAAACGCTTGCTTGAATGA